In Alkalihalobacillus sp. FSL W8-0930, a single window of DNA contains:
- a CDS encoding conjugal transfer protein, with amino-acid sequence MNIFKRIKGRTQKIKIPQKRKSPMKKDHSKRTALAVWSLLGSIVVLSILTILLSVNTRSGLNITNAMLNEKETEVKETMSQPLAEQFLSGFIPTYINVTNKNEAIEIRKQNLREYMIHSETFLNERNEFYQLSGIQGDRVLKSYSLFDVQDEQENETLFQYKVTFTNRIHHEKEVEVEQEENDDEDREPETEIVTETEETDQTLLLSIPVQSQENQFAVSGVPYFSEVPTVKGVIDQEEEERAEAYTGEDTEPIHTFLNTFFTRYASEPKEELAYMMKEPTSLNGAFELDELTSTHIVEKEEGYQVFVTVLFRGVETNIPHVVNMELDLQRHEGNFFIETLEYQ; translated from the coding sequence ATGAATATATTTAAACGAATTAAAGGTCGAACACAAAAAATTAAAATTCCACAGAAGCGAAAAAGTCCAATGAAGAAGGATCATTCAAAAAGGACTGCTTTAGCTGTTTGGTCACTTTTAGGATCAATCGTTGTTCTATCCATCCTTACAATCCTACTATCGGTCAATACAAGATCAGGATTAAATATAACAAACGCTATGTTGAATGAAAAGGAAACCGAAGTTAAGGAAACCATGTCGCAGCCGTTAGCCGAACAGTTTCTATCGGGGTTCATTCCAACCTATATCAACGTAACGAATAAGAATGAAGCGATCGAAATACGTAAACAGAATCTAAGAGAATACATGATTCATTCAGAAACCTTTCTGAATGAACGAAATGAGTTCTATCAATTGTCAGGTATTCAAGGAGATCGAGTGTTAAAAAGTTATTCGCTTTTTGATGTGCAAGACGAACAAGAAAATGAAACGTTGTTTCAGTACAAGGTAACATTCACGAATCGCATTCACCATGAAAAAGAAGTGGAAGTTGAACAAGAAGAAAATGATGATGAAGATAGAGAACCTGAAACCGAAATAGTGACAGAAACAGAAGAAACGGATCAAACCTTACTATTAAGCATTCCTGTTCAATCGCAAGAAAATCAATTTGCCGTATCAGGTGTGCCGTACTTCTCCGAAGTACCAACCGTGAAAGGAGTGATTGATCAGGAAGAAGAAGAAAGAGCCGAAGCCTATACAGGGGAAGACACTGAACCAATTCATACGTTTTTAAATACCTTCTTTACTCGGTATGCGTCCGAGCCGAAAGAGGAATTAGCGTACATGATGAAAGAGCCAACGAGTTTGAATGGAGCGTTTGAATTAGATGAACTAACGAGTACCCATATCGTTGAAAAAGAAGAAGGCTATCAGGTATTCGTGACAGTCTTGTTTAGAGGTGTCGAAACAAATATTCCGCACGTGGTGAATATGGAATTAGATCTCCAACGTCATGAAGGAAATTTCTTTATTGAAACCTTGGAATACCAATAA
- a CDS encoding conjugal transfer protein: MRYVFNYRKAMREPKQVQQLTKEYSLPVAFQLIHVINFFLFFFIVLGLGLLIRMGFPHAFGKSFLVFLIGIPIGLTVLVTKIKPEGKNLYLYFLDVARYYLQIKLPKKRFCQDHEVQWMDEPQTFKPCVKVVQSNYEYVKNTDEDATEELTIDENGRRVGVLSSQESIHSHAK; encoded by the coding sequence ATGAGATATGTATTTAATTACCGAAAAGCCATGAGAGAACCGAAACAGGTTCAACAGCTAACAAAAGAATATAGCTTACCTGTTGCCTTTCAGTTGATTCACGTAATCAACTTTTTTTTATTCTTCTTTATCGTCCTAGGATTAGGCTTACTCATTCGCATGGGATTCCCTCATGCGTTTGGGAAAAGCTTTCTCGTTTTCTTAATTGGTATTCCTATCGGATTAACGGTTTTAGTGACTAAAATTAAACCCGAAGGGAAAAACCTTTATCTCTATTTTTTAGATGTCGCACGATATTATCTGCAAATTAAGTTACCAAAAAAGCGGTTCTGCCAAGATCATGAAGTGCAATGGATGGATGAACCGCAAACATTTAAACCCTGTGTAAAGGTGGTGCAATCCAACTATGAGTATGTTAAAAACACCGATGAAGACGCTACGGAAGAACTTACTATTGACGAAAACGGGCGACGTGTGGGGGTATTATCGAGTCAAGAGTCAATCCATTCCCATGCAAAATAA
- a CDS encoding ATP-binding protein, producing MQNKKVVNRYKKNWKAYFEEVTEYKDVHLMMYPQDYQLEEKFDDLNDDLADDSKEMAMYYTEETQRMLNQRLGNVTKNDFIIGVRLRSDLVNVDADLKENMMSMFSTATDTIINLLGWEQDVSESFFKQFKEAEETMANVMMMVGGVRLSEEELIYVNRYNFIRGIDHQVDEEMDKTSVNAITDALIDPTSTGVLKLNGEFDEAYTSFVVVDEFRHNMAESELFYEAQTLPFPVEVQMKIQAEGKSKTKMDLNMKNQQLKETSNEQNQVGEETDSSVSTSSYLVKHLRDEIKNDDVNMMNWLSVIVITGESKKECKKRAKLVIRHMKSAGITCRLPVADQLPLFYKFLPGERLDATSRNWIQKTTQDGLAEGLFGVTADIGSKVGFFIGWIDPFAKHTDLSSAIHSSRFPVLYHMFLANQQLRGSKTRSPHVLITGDTGTGKSFLAKLLFLYVSMLNVRSLYIDPKKELRKWINKVMKNPQVQKDYPLFAEHLERFHFTTLDSENKENWGSLDPIVFLPPMQAKEMVQVIFSQVYDFKGKDDIHTAFLQAIAKVIERRQQEEQVGSMQIIELMREHEEPIVQKAGDFLHEVVADSILKLCVHDGSNEALSLTDRINIIEVEHLDLPDATDPIESYTNSQLKSSAVMFALGKFCELFGMDKSERTIEFIDEAWVFTSSKQGKKVEKQMRRVGRSYENALVLITQTTKDALSEEESGNFGVAFAFDEPNEREDVLKWMNMEPSEENIEMMDNMFQGQCLFKDYYGRTAKISIECLFEEWQGALETVEESKVAVAEEKYL from the coding sequence ATGCAAAATAAGAAAGTCGTCAACCGCTATAAAAAGAACTGGAAAGCCTACTTTGAAGAAGTAACCGAATATAAAGATGTTCACTTGATGATGTACCCACAAGATTATCAACTAGAAGAAAAGTTTGATGATCTGAATGATGATTTAGCGGACGATTCAAAAGAAATGGCCATGTATTACACCGAAGAAACCCAGCGCATGTTAAATCAGCGATTAGGCAATGTCACAAAAAATGACTTTATTATCGGTGTTCGCTTACGGTCTGATTTGGTCAACGTGGACGCTGATTTAAAAGAAAATATGATGTCGATGTTTTCAACGGCGACTGATACCATCATCAATTTATTAGGGTGGGAACAGGACGTATCCGAATCCTTTTTTAAACAATTTAAAGAAGCCGAAGAAACGATGGCAAACGTGATGATGATGGTTGGTGGTGTCAGACTGTCAGAAGAAGAATTGATCTATGTGAATCGCTATAACTTCATTCGAGGAATTGACCATCAGGTCGATGAAGAAATGGATAAAACAAGCGTGAATGCCATTACCGACGCATTGATTGATCCCACGTCCACTGGTGTACTGAAATTGAATGGAGAATTTGATGAAGCCTATACCTCCTTTGTAGTTGTCGACGAATTTCGACATAACATGGCAGAGAGTGAATTGTTTTATGAAGCACAAACGCTTCCTTTTCCTGTAGAAGTGCAAATGAAAATTCAAGCCGAAGGTAAATCAAAAACGAAGATGGATTTAAACATGAAGAATCAACAACTAAAAGAAACGAGCAACGAACAAAATCAGGTGGGAGAAGAAACCGATTCTTCCGTCAGTACCAGTTCATACCTTGTGAAACATTTGAGGGATGAAATCAAAAATGATGATGTGAACATGATGAACTGGCTATCGGTGATTGTCATTACAGGTGAGAGTAAAAAAGAGTGTAAGAAACGAGCGAAATTAGTGATCCGTCATATGAAGTCAGCAGGAATCACGTGCCGACTACCTGTAGCCGATCAACTACCTTTATTCTATAAATTCCTACCAGGGGAGCGACTGGACGCAACGAGCCGAAATTGGATACAGAAAACGACACAAGATGGATTAGCCGAAGGTTTATTCGGGGTCACAGCTGACATCGGTTCAAAAGTTGGCTTCTTCATCGGATGGATTGATCCTTTTGCTAAACATACGGACTTATCGAGTGCGATTCATTCAAGCCGTTTTCCTGTCCTCTATCACATGTTTCTAGCGAATCAACAATTACGAGGATCAAAAACACGATCGCCACACGTACTCATCACAGGTGATACAGGAACAGGAAAATCGTTTCTAGCGAAACTCCTTTTCTTATATGTGAGTATGTTGAATGTGCGGTCACTCTATATTGATCCAAAGAAAGAGTTAAGGAAATGGATTAATAAGGTGATGAAAAATCCGCAAGTGCAGAAGGATTACCCACTGTTTGCGGAACACCTTGAACGATTTCACTTCACGACGTTGGATTCAGAGAATAAAGAGAATTGGGGTTCGCTTGATCCGATTGTCTTTCTTCCACCCATGCAAGCGAAAGAAATGGTACAGGTCATTTTCTCCCAAGTCTATGACTTTAAGGGGAAGGATGATATTCATACCGCATTCTTGCAAGCCATAGCCAAAGTCATCGAACGAAGACAACAAGAAGAACAAGTGGGATCAATGCAGATCATCGAACTTATGAGAGAACATGAAGAACCGATTGTTCAGAAAGCAGGAGACTTTCTACATGAGGTCGTGGCGGATAGTATTTTAAAATTATGTGTGCATGATGGATCAAATGAAGCGTTATCGCTGACAGATCGTATTAACATCATCGAGGTTGAACATTTGGATTTACCTGACGCAACCGATCCGATTGAAAGTTACACGAACTCACAATTAAAATCGAGTGCGGTCATGTTTGCGCTTGGCAAGTTTTGTGAGTTATTTGGCATGGATAAGAGTGAACGAACGATTGAATTTATTGATGAAGCATGGGTCTTTACATCGAGTAAGCAAGGGAAGAAAGTCGAGAAGCAAATGAGACGAGTCGGACGAAGTTATGAAAATGCGTTAGTTCTCATTACACAGACGACTAAGGACGCATTAAGTGAAGAAGAATCAGGGAATTTTGGTGTAGCGTTTGCTTTTGACGAACCAAACGAACGTGAAGACGTACTCAAATGGATGAATATGGAGCCAAGCGAAGAAAACATCGAAATGATGGATAACATGTTTCAAGGACAATGCCTATTTAAAGATTACTATGGACGTACAGCTAAAATCAGCATTGAATGTCTCTTTGAAGAATGGCAGGGCGCATTAGAAACGGTCGAAGAATCAAAAGTAGCCGTGGCCGAGGAAAAATATCTATAG
- a CDS encoding DUF1874 domain-containing protein has product MKLAILNSMVVTNQGYYKAEKITLLEARKIMFDHETDYESYVGHEASSRVLEELLGFPVPVNRIRFKQNRFQRAICFKLYDRYQEYQRLSKEELHHVKYDFYLLTRID; this is encoded by the coding sequence ATGAAATTGGCGATTTTAAATTCAATGGTTGTAACCAATCAAGGGTATTACAAAGCGGAGAAGATCACGCTGCTTGAAGCGAGGAAAATCATGTTTGATCATGAAACCGACTATGAAAGCTACGTGGGGCATGAAGCGTCATCAAGAGTGCTTGAAGAATTACTCGGCTTTCCCGTTCCAGTTAATAGGATTCGCTTTAAACAGAATCGTTTTCAACGAGCGATATGTTTTAAGCTGTATGACCGTTATCAAGAGTATCAGCGATTAAGTAAAGAGGAATTACACCACGTGAAATATGACTTTTATCTCCTGACACGGATCGATTAG
- a CDS encoding lysozyme family protein, whose product MKKLGCLFLIPVVGMGLLFLGIMMTITGENDSSANEDMRDEEFTYDGDYRFNGVSLEIERYRPFFEKYAKENGIEDHTEILMAMTMQESGGRLADVMQSSESLGLPVNTITDPEESIQQGVYYFSTVLESAGGDTKLALQSYNMGHGFIDYAKEHNNGEYSQPLAQQFSDHMKQRLGWNVYGDPNYIDNVYRYLDTNEPDYARGGNSEWTLPLKEIRITSEFGPRTHPITGEVNSFHGGLDFGCTPSDDILSVKDGKVVEAIHSNIGYGNYVTVKHGDNEFSRYAHLTSIGVRNGQSVNQRDAVGKCGTTGSSTGNHLHLEHMTELGQPHHAKKDPRKTLGL is encoded by the coding sequence ATGAAAAAACTAGGTTGTCTGTTTCTTATACCCGTTGTCGGTATGGGTCTATTATTTTTAGGAATTATGATGACCATTACTGGTGAGAATGATTCAAGTGCAAACGAAGATATGAGAGATGAAGAATTCACCTATGACGGTGACTATCGATTTAATGGCGTTAGTCTTGAGATTGAGCGGTATCGACCTTTCTTTGAAAAATACGCCAAGGAAAATGGAATTGAAGATCATACTGAAATCTTAATGGCAATGACCATGCAAGAAAGTGGAGGACGATTAGCAGACGTTATGCAGAGTTCAGAAAGTCTAGGATTGCCTGTTAATACGATCACTGATCCCGAAGAATCGATTCAGCAAGGGGTTTACTATTTTTCAACCGTTTTAGAATCAGCGGGCGGTGATACAAAACTAGCGTTACAAAGTTACAATATGGGACATGGTTTTATTGATTATGCGAAGGAACATAACAACGGGGAATATAGTCAACCTTTAGCACAGCAATTTTCCGATCATATGAAACAACGGTTAGGGTGGAATGTCTATGGCGATCCCAATTACATTGACAATGTGTACAGATATTTAGATACGAATGAACCTGACTATGCAAGGGGAGGAAATTCTGAATGGACGCTGCCATTAAAAGAGATACGTATAACCAGTGAATTTGGTCCACGTACACACCCGATCACAGGGGAAGTCAATTCGTTTCATGGTGGGTTAGATTTTGGATGTACACCATCTGACGATATCTTAAGTGTGAAAGATGGCAAAGTCGTTGAAGCGATTCATAGTAACATTGGATACGGAAATTATGTCACGGTGAAGCATGGTGACAATGAGTTTAGCCGATACGCTCATCTGACATCCATTGGTGTACGAAATGGTCAATCTGTGAATCAAAGGGATGCGGTTGGAAAGTGTGGAACAACAGGATCAAGTACAGGGAATCATCTTCATTTAGAACATATGACCGAGTTAGGGCAACCGCATCATGCGAAAAAAGATCCAAGAAAAACGCTTGGATTATAG
- a CDS encoding cystatin-like fold lipoprotein — translation MKKLRLTLWMIPLTLLLIACGNGEYDQAIDDVIEFHHDTRNGTFSSTYEYEKRENGNIVVHDNGKYIFLSFYDPENDMREGNKYYYERAGESWNKLEQFEGQAMIGKTPEYQEQLGEEV, via the coding sequence GTGAAGAAGTTAAGACTTACTTTATGGATGATTCCATTGACCTTACTATTGATTGCGTGCGGTAATGGGGAGTATGACCAAGCTATTGATGATGTTATCGAATTTCATCATGATACTAGAAATGGAACGTTTTCCAGTACCTATGAGTATGAGAAAAGAGAAAATGGTAATATCGTTGTACATGATAATGGTAAGTATATCTTTCTTTCATTTTATGATCCTGAGAACGATATGAGAGAAGGGAATAAATACTATTATGAACGAGCAGGTGAAAGTTGGAATAAACTTGAACAATTTGAAGGGCAAGCAATGATAGGTAAGACGCCTGAATATCAAGAACAATTAGGAGAAGAAGTTTGA
- a CDS encoding DUF4297 domain-containing protein encodes MIKDNYENGGAEAIKGFNYQKANLILLAINNFHKDNFRIYIESDDDIVAEDTDYRALIQVKKQKHTFKTITTKPKNNTEDKELKESILEKNLRSGLSDDTYKLIVQEFGSTDSKKLVKKKPGTICTEMYALNADAKKNIIALLPNDIAKRINKFFIIIPPISTNLIEAEKYLIGSLGDNDISVDNKRGRNIIAELSLTIDQKAEEILSEGVNKEIKSITAEYLKQLFITCKSLDGFDNILDSLNYNHAANLKIKKERLKIELNKSSLKEEMKEFLRAHFQTPMYLFETNTDVINRLIKNFEAKEPDLFILISVGVESLSELGDDF; translated from the coding sequence ATGATAAAGGATAATTACGAAAATGGCGGAGCTGAAGCAATCAAAGGTTTCAACTATCAAAAAGCTAATTTGATTCTTTTAGCTATCAATAACTTTCATAAAGATAACTTTAGAATTTATATTGAATCGGATGATGATATAGTTGCGGAGGATACTGATTACCGTGCACTAATCCAGGTTAAGAAACAGAAACATACCTTTAAAACCATTACAACAAAGCCTAAAAATAACACTGAAGATAAAGAGTTAAAAGAGTCAATACTCGAAAAAAATTTAAGATCTGGTTTATCAGATGATACATATAAATTAATAGTTCAAGAATTCGGATCTACTGATTCTAAAAAACTTGTTAAAAAGAAACCAGGAACTATCTGTACAGAAATGTATGCATTAAATGCAGATGCAAAAAAAAACATAATTGCGTTATTGCCAAATGACATAGCAAAAAGGATTAATAAGTTTTTCATTATAATCCCTCCTATAAGTACTAATTTAATAGAAGCCGAAAAATACCTTATTGGTTCTCTCGGTGATAATGATATATCCGTTGATAATAAAAGAGGAAGAAATATAATAGCAGAATTATCTTTGACCATTGATCAAAAAGCTGAGGAAATTCTAAGTGAAGGTGTTAATAAAGAAATAAAATCTATTACTGCTGAATACCTCAAACAACTTTTTATTACTTGTAAATCATTAGATGGATTTGACAATATTCTAGACTCGTTAAATTATAACCATGCCGCTAATTTAAAAATAAAAAAAGAACGATTAAAAATAGAATTGAACAAATCTAGTTTAAAAGAAGAAATGAAAGAGTTTTTAAGAGCTCATTTTCAAACACCAATGTATTTATTTGAAACGAATACAGACGTAATAAATAGGTTAATTAAAAATTTCGAAGCAAAGGAACCTGATCTTTTTATACTTATATCTGTCGGAGTAGAGAGTCTTAGCGAGTTAGGAGATGATTTTTAA